The Lutibacter sp. A64 genome segment GGTATACGTATTGAAGATGATATTTTAATCACTAAAAATGGACCTGTAAATCTTTCGGAAAAAGCACCAAGAACTTCAGAAGAAGTAGAAGCTACAATGAAGCTTTCGAGTGTTTTAGATAGTTTTATTTTACCTAAATTAGATTAAAATTTTAGATACAAAACCTTCCTAGTTTTAAAAATAAATAATATATTTAAAATAAATTTAATAATGTATGATGTTTCAAATATTTAATTTGAATAATTTTAAAAAAATAGTATTTTTTTTAGGTGTTGCTTTCTTAATTTCTTCTTGTGAAGAAAAGAGTGAATTTAGTTCAATACAAGCTAATAATTGGAATAAAAGAACAGTTAAATTAAGTGCTAAAGATACTCTTATTTCCGGACAAACATATTTGTCTGTTTACTCTCAAATATATAGTAGTTCTGAAGATAGAACCCATAATTTAACTGTAACTGTTAGTATGAAAAATATTAATTTAAAAGATACAATTTATATTGAAAAAGCTAATTATTACGATACTAAAGGAAAGTTAATTAGAACCTATTTTAATAATACCATTTATATAGCACCTTTAGAAACAGTTGAAATTATTATTGATGAAGTTGACCAACATGGTGGAACTGGAGCCAATTTTGTTTTTAATTGGAAAAAGGAAAAACGAACTAATGATCCTCATTTTGAAAGTATTATGATTTCAACTTTTGGACAACAAGGTTTATCTTTTACATCACAAGGAATAAAATTAGAATAATTAAAATTTTTCAAAAACACCTAGTCCAAACAGTGCAAAATCGTATTTAACGGGGTCGTTTTTATCCATTTTTCTTAATGAAGTATCTAATTCTGCCAATGCTTTTGCATCGTTTTGTTTTCTTTTTAAAAGACTTAATTTACGTGCAACATTTCCAGAATGTACATCTAAAGGACAGGATAAAATACTTGGAGAAATGGTGTTCCAAATTCCAAAATCAACTCCTGCAGCATCATTTCTAACCATCCATCTTAAAAACATATTAATTCGTTTTGCAGCAGAACCTTTTAAAGGATCTGATATATGTTTTTTAGTGCGTTCTAAATGTGGAATTTCAAAAAATAATTCTTTTAATTTATGTATTGCTGGCTGTGTAGTTGTTTTTGTTGAATGTTTAGAAAACACACTTTCTAAACCATTGTGGTTTTTATAAATATGTTGTAATGCTTTAACAAAATAAACAGCATCTAAACTGTTAAAAGTTCTATGTACAAAGCCATCAAAGCTATCTAGATGATGCTGTTTGTAATTCAAAATAAAATCATAGGGAGAATTCCCTAATAATTCCATCATTTTTTCAGCATTTTTAATAATCATTTTTCTATTTCCCCAAGCAATAGTTGCTGTTAAAAATCCTGCAATTTCTATATCTTCTTTTAATGTAAATTTATGTGGTATTTGAATAGGATCACTTTCAATAAATTTTGGATTGTTGTATTCAACTACCTTTATGTCTAAAAATTCTTTAAGTTCCTTTTTTGTCAACGGTAAAAGTTTTAATTTAAAATATCTATTGGAGCATTTTTTGTTGAAGCCCATTCAGTCCAAGAACCATCAT includes the following:
- a CDS encoding DUF3124 domain-containing protein, yielding MMFQIFNLNNFKKIVFFLGVAFLISSCEEKSEFSSIQANNWNKRTVKLSAKDTLISGQTYLSVYSQIYSSSEDRTHNLTVTVSMKNINLKDTIYIEKANYYDTKGKLIRTYFNNTIYIAPLETVEIIIDEVDQHGGTGANFVFNWKKEKRTNDPHFESIMISTFGQQGLSFTSQGIKLE
- a CDS encoding TIGR02757 family protein; the encoded protein is MTKKELKEFLDIKVVEYNNPKFIESDPIQIPHKFTLKEDIEIAGFLTATIAWGNRKMIIKNAEKMMELLGNSPYDFILNYKQHHLDSFDGFVHRTFNSLDAVYFVKALQHIYKNHNGLESVFSKHSTKTTTQPAIHKLKELFFEIPHLERTKKHISDPLKGSAAKRINMFLRWMVRNDAAGVDFGIWNTISPSILSCPLDVHSGNVARKLSLLKRKQNDAKALAELDTSLRKMDKNDPVKYDFALFGLGVFEKF